Sequence from the Streptomyces sp. R33 genome:
GCAGGCCGGCGGCCAGGCCGTCCCCGGGCGCACGGATGTCAAACGCCGCGAGGACCTGACCGCTCTGGTCGGGCTGGCACGCGACCGCTACGGCAAGCTCGACGTCCTGGTCAGCAACGCCGGAATCGGCCTGATCTCCCCGCTGGACGACCTCCGCGTCGAGGACTGGGAGGAGATGATCGACGTCAACCTCAAGGGCGTCCTGTACGGGATCGCCGCGGCGCTGCCCGTCTTCCGGGAGCAGGGGTACGGACACTTCGTCAACACCGTCTCCACGGCCGGACTGCGCATCGTGCCGCTCCAGGCGGTGTACGCGGGCACCAAGAACGCCGTACGCACCATCTCCGAAGGCCTGCGGCAGGAGGCCGGGGACAGCGTGCGCGTCACCGTCGTCTCGCCAGGGGTCACGCGTACGGAGTTCGCGGACTCCATGGCGCCGGAGATGCAGGCCCGGGTCCGCGACCGCATGGACAGGATCGCGATGCCGCCGCAAGCCGTCGCCCGCGCCATCGCCTTCGCCGTCGAGCAGCCGGCCGGTGTCGACGTGGGCGACATCGTCGTCCGCCCCACAGCCCAGGACTAGCGGGTGCCGACCTACGCGAAGAGGCGCGAGAGCTCGGGTATCGCATGCCCCGCTGACCGGAGGTGACATGCGCGCCGAATCGTGCCGTGCCACCCTGTTCACATGCCCCGGGGGTAGATGACAGCCGCGACGAACGGAGCGCGCTGTGGGAAATCGGATCCGTGTCAGCGCGCTGTCGCTGAGGCGCCGAGCGGCCGCCGGTTTCGCCGCCCTGTTGTTGGTGGCACTCACCTCGGGCACGGGTGCCCGGGCAGCCCCGTCACCCTCCCCGGCGCCCTCGCCGTCCCCGTCCCCGTCGCCGTGGTCCTCCGGTGTGGGGGATCCGGGCCGGCTCGACCCGCGCATCACCGAGATCATGCGGAAGCCGGAGTACCGCCATGCCCAGTGGGGGCTGCTGCAGACCGAACCGGCCGACGGGCGGGTGCTGCACAGCCTGTTCCCCGGGCAGTTCTTCATCCCCGGCTCCACCGCGAAACTGTTCGCCGTCTCCGGCACGTGGCGGACCCTCGGCACGGACCACCGCTTCGTGACCCCCGTATACGCGGTCGGCGAGCGGACCGGGGCCACGCTGACGGGCGACCTGGATCTCGTCGCCCAGGGCGATCTCACCATGGGCGGCAGGACGCGCCCCGACGGCACGGTCGCCTACACCGACCTCGACCACACCTACGCCAACGACTTCCCCGGCGCGACCCTCACCCCGGAGAACCCGCTCGCCGGGATCGACCAACTCGCCCGGCAGGTCCGCGACTCCGGCATCACCCGCGTCGACGGCGACGTGATCGTCGACAGCAGGCTCTTCGCCCCCGACCCGGTCCTCGACCCCACGCCGACCCCCCTGATCATCAACGACAACCTGATCGACCTCCTGACCAGGCCCGGCGACCGGGCGGGCGCGGACGCCCGGCTGGACTGGCGGCCGAAGGTCGCCCCGTACCAGGTCACTTCCACGGTGAAGACCGTCGCGGCCGGGAAGCCGACGAACATCACGGTGACGGCCACCGACGGCGGCACCCGGATCCGGCTGTCCGGCACGATCGCGGCGGACTCCGAGCCGCTGCTGCGGAGCTCGCCCGTCACGGACCCGGCCGCGTTCGGCCGTACCGCGCTGATCGAGGCGCTGGCCCGGGCCGGGGTGGAGGTCTCCGCCGCCGCGACCGCACCCAACCCGGTCGCCCGGCTGCCGCGCGACTACGACGGCCGCCCGCGGGTGGCCGCGTACACCTCACCGCCGTACGAGCAGTACGCCAAGCTGATCCTCAAGGTCAGCCACAACCTGGGCGCGAACCTCGGGATATGCCTGATGGCCGTCACGTCCGGCAGCAACCAGTGCGAGGACGGCTTCCCGGTGCTCGCCGCCTTCCTGGACCGGGCGGGCGTCGACCGCAGGCAGGCGGAACTCATGGACGGCCGCGGCGGCAACCCCGCCGACCGGGCCACGCCGCAGGCGCTCGTACAGATGCTGGCGTACTGGCAGCGCACACCGGACGCGCAGCGCTTCCGGGAGGCCCTGCCCATCCTCGGCGTCGACGGTCTGCTGGCCGAGAACTGCCGCAGCTGCCCGGCGCGCGGGAAGGTGTTCGGGAAGACCGGCGCGGCCGTCGGAGGGGACACCCTCAACGACCGGCTCGCCGTCGGCGCCATCACCATCGCCGGCTACCTCGACAAGGGCGGCGGCCGCT
This genomic interval carries:
- a CDS encoding SDR family oxidoreductase, whose protein sequence is MSEIEGKVIAITGASSGIGEATALLLAERGAKVVLGARRPERLEALVARIEQAGGQAVPGRTDVKRREDLTALVGLARDRYGKLDVLVSNAGIGLISPLDDLRVEDWEEMIDVNLKGVLYGIAAALPVFREQGYGHFVNTVSTAGLRIVPLQAVYAGTKNAVRTISEGLRQEAGDSVRVTVVSPGVTRTEFADSMAPEMQARVRDRMDRIAMPPQAVARAIAFAVEQPAGVDVGDIVVRPTAQD
- the dacB gene encoding D-alanyl-D-alanine carboxypeptidase/D-alanyl-D-alanine-endopeptidase, producing MGNRIRVSALSLRRRAAAGFAALLLVALTSGTGARAAPSPSPAPSPSPSPSPWSSGVGDPGRLDPRITEIMRKPEYRHAQWGLLQTEPADGRVLHSLFPGQFFIPGSTAKLFAVSGTWRTLGTDHRFVTPVYAVGERTGATLTGDLDLVAQGDLTMGGRTRPDGTVAYTDLDHTYANDFPGATLTPENPLAGIDQLARQVRDSGITRVDGDVIVDSRLFAPDPVLDPTPTPLIINDNLIDLLTRPGDRAGADARLDWRPKVAPYQVTSTVKTVAAGKPTNITVTATDGGTRIRLSGTIAADSEPLLRSSPVTDPAAFGRTALIEALARAGVEVSAAATAPNPVARLPRDYDGRPRVAAYTSPPYEQYAKLILKVSHNLGANLGICLMAVTSGSNQCEDGFPVLAAFLDRAGVDRRQAELMDGRGGNPADRATPQALVQMLAYWQRTPDAQRFREALPILGVDGLLAENCRSCPARGKVFGKTGAAVGGDTLNDRLAVGAITIAGYLDKGGGRFDTFYAGVNGASTPTADPAGVLTIANDLALIAAYLQESP